The Aspergillus nidulans FGSC A4 chromosome VIII genome contains the following window.
CGATCCCGATCCTCCTTCAGAACTGCCAGAGCCCGGTTCGATCAAGGGCAAAATCGCCCTGTTTAGTGCAAACTCCACCGCGACCGCACCCAGCGACCGGCCACGATCTGCCCATGAAAGTGTGCCGGAGATtgctcgccagaaatcaCCGCAGTTGCTTGCAGCTGAGATCGCTACCGGAAGCGTACAAGGCCCGGGCGGCAAGACTACGAGTGATGACGTGCAAAGGACCCGGCTGCAACGAAATGGAGCAGTACCGAGTCGAGACCTGTCCTCGCCGATCCCGGTTCGGAAGCCAGTTATAAACCCGCGATTGCTAGACCCGTATCAGGATGAGACTCCAGAGCACTCGCCGCCGAAACCGGGTTCTGATCAAAGGCCCGTGTCTTCCAAATCTTCAGCGTCGCCCCGGCCGCCCATAAGGAAGCCGCGTCCCGTGCCGCCCCCTATACCGCGGAAACCGTCCCCCGCCCTAAGCGAACCGGCGTCGAAGTCAGCTAGCCATCGCTTCGAGAACGGACTGCGGCGTGATGAAGCTCGAAAAccgcctctgcctcttcgcTCCAAAGCTTCTGCAGCGACGTTGTCTGAAGAGCGGCCGCCAACACTTCCACCACGACGAGCCGCAACCGCGCATGATCTGTACATAAACCAATCTACCCCAGGACGCGCCGAGTCTCCAGCGGGGCTGTCGTCCAGCCCGAGCGTTGTGTCCTTGTACAGCCCGGCGCACAACGCCAGTCGCACAAGCGTTCACACCGTTGCGAGCCGAGACGCGCCCTCGGACGCAGTCGCAGCCTCGTCAACGGCGTCGAACAGAGCACTGCAGGCAAGAAAGTcgccgccaccacctccaccgcaACGCAGGCGCCGATCACGATCTCGCTCCTTATTGCACGTCCAACATAAAAAGGACCGTACGCCCAATCCTAGCCCGGGCGGTTTGCGAGAGACGCTTCGACCACAGGCCAGAtcagacgacgaagatgagcaGCGTCGCCGTCAGCACAAAAGCCACATTATCAACAAGCACCCGCATAAGCACAATGAAGGAGAgcgcaggagatggagaagtGAGATTACAGAGAAAGAGCGGAAGAGATACGAGGGCGTATGGGCTGCAAACAAAGGCCTGCTCATACATCCCAGCCAAGTACTAGACGAAAATCTCGAGCCAGATAAGATACCACCTGGAATGTATCCTCCGGCCGCGCTGGACATGGTCGTCAACCTTGTGGTTCGAGATATCTGGTCAAGGAGTCGTCTACCGAATCACGTCCTCGAGCAGATCTGGAACCTCGTGGATGGGCAGAAGATCGGTCTGCTCACTCGAGCCGAGTTTGTCGTGGGGATGTGGCTGATTGACCAGCAACTGAGAGGACACAAGCTTCCGGCCGTAGTTTCTGAAAGCGTGTGGGCCAGCGTTACGCGTGTTCCTGGCATTTCTCTTGAACCGTATAATACCAAGCATTAGATCTTCATATTGCACTAGAGTAAGGATTTGGGCAACCCTGGAATGGATGGAGAGTAAAGAATAGAATTCGACCTTGCAGCCAACCGGGTCACGGTCTAAACAGTGTCAACCATTACGATTCTTGGCGGAATATTGACTCCTCAGTCGCGTAGCGTAAAAGGTCAGATCTATTGCTACCAGACAGGACTAGACCGGAAGGAGGTGGTCGAGCACTATACAACGGACCAAGGAGGCAAAACCCTGTGGcagctccttcctcaacagTACCTCCACCTTCAGTGTTCTCTTCCCATcatccatcttctccctcttcccaaTCTCGCTCACCAACCtcacagcttcttcagaaatAATCTACCTAGGTGCAGAGTTTCATTGCCTCCTAGTTTTGTGCTGCTACTAATCGCCAATTCCGGGCTTTGCAGCTGGCCACTGTGGTTCATCCCCCAAGCCTGGTACAACCTTTTGCAATGGCTCAAAGACAACGAATTGAGCAATGGATTGAGTTCCGAGCAGATATCCACGCTATTGATATCATTGTGCCTGTGAGATTCGAATATTTTATTGGCATTGGCCGGCGAAACCAGCAGGTAAATGGAAACCTCTTACTTAATCCATGACGGCCTCAACTGCCTCAGCGGCGTGTGTGATGGAATTGATGTTGACACCCTGGCACCACCGCAAGACGATTGAATAATGGTTTCCTCTATGACTTGAGAAATTAGGTGTACTAAGCACATACAGTCGTTAAGCGTATGGAAAGGCCCCAAGAAGCAACCTGGCACGGGAACACGCATTGACAGCGCCATCAGAGAAAACTCCCAGTATTCCCTTTGCAACGAACGGTTCCTCGACCAGTTGCTGGCTCGATTATAAATTGGTTCCGCGAAAACAGTTCCAAAGCAGCTTCTCAGGTATGTTCATATGAAGCTGGATCTGAGGAAAGCCTATAGTGGGAGAGAATCTCATGCATGCCAGGGTTGCCCAACAGCTGTGGCCCACTACCGGCATCAAAGCCGCGGAGCTTGTGGAGATCTGCTGCGCCAGCCCAACTACGGGCAGCTCCCAGCCTAGGGTTCTATAGCCGCATCTGTCCATGATCCTATTCCAAAGATAAATACGCTTTCTCATTCTCTCGACCCTGGGAGCACCCCCTTTGTCCGGTTGCTATTCTGCGATTGCTTCTATACCACCAAATGCGGTAGCCTAGGCTGCGCTAGAGAACCCAACAATTCCTGGCTTTGAAACCATTCATTGATCTCAGCCCGTGCTGTTAGAAGAACTCGATCCAGGTTAAAGGCTTCAAACATTCCGCTCAGGTACTCCCATCTGACGAGCCGTATGCGGAAGATGAACCGCTGGTGGAACCGTTAGAAAGATGCGGGTATATACTTGTACTTTGTCTGTCGTGCAGCGTACCTAATCCTACATCCACGGACCTTCGCGTGGGTTATTCAAGCACAGGAAAATCATACTCCCAAGCTTTGCGTGATGGACAATGAATGAATTACGAGAAGTATACTCCGCACTGAAATCAGCTTCAAATAATATTGGTTTCCCATCCCCACCACGCTCACCCCGAAAATGAACGAAAAAAGTCCTTTTATCAGCACATCGTACTGTATGACGAACATGAAAGATATCGGCCGAAGATCTATACGGCCGGATGTAGATGCCGGTGCTTCTCCACATACTATCCACTTTTCGAACCCATCGACCATTCTCTAATTATTATATGAGAAGGGACAGCCATTGCCGAGAAAGGGCCGGCGCACGTGATCTTGATAGACTGGAACAGGGTAAAAAATGGCAATTCAACCAGTCTCCGGACGATGGTGTGCTTCATACCCATCCTTGGCTTCTATTTTGTTTTCCGTGCTGCTTGGAGACCCTTAAAACAGAGATGAGATGCATACAAGCATATTGCCACCACTTCACTTTTGCCAAGTTTGCACTGCAATTTATTCAAGGACCAAACCCCGGGAGTTTCAGGAAACAGGACGACGTCTATTAATACAGGGAAAGTGCCCACCCACAGCCAATACAACCCGCCGGCATTAGCCTGAATCTCATTACCTGTGACCATTCCAGCTTATCTCTATGGAAGGTAATACCCTGTCCAAATAGTGACCAACCTGTGGACTGACATCTCACAGTTCGGGATTTGATCCTGGGACAGCCCCGTTCGTTCCTCTACTAGTAGTAGTAGTCTGCATTAATCGGCTGGCTAATCCACGCCCCAATATCAGACCACTTTCAAACCACTGAGATTAGTCGTTCGGGCCTCGATTTCGTTCTTTAGTATCGGGTTGCCCCGTGGCTAAACCGTCGGGGGGATTGTATGCCACTGCACTACTACTGTCCCCGCTCGGAGTGATGCACAATAACATACACCTCCTTTTAGGACTTTGACTGATGAATTTTATTTTAATTCATCATGGTTTATGGCACCTCAGCAGTCCCCGGTACAAAGTCTATCGACTCCAAACCCCGAAAGAAGTTTGCAAAACCGCCTGTGAAAGTAGCTTGTTTATCATGGTAAGGGCAGCCGTGGCTTCTGCAGCAATCCCCCAGCTTTCCGTGGATCCTTCTCGCCTTCTCTTTGCCTGGAGAAAGCCTGTTGTGTGTCCAATCCCATCCTGCTGGCATGCCTAGGTTCTTTTTGCACTAACAAGTTTCAGTCGTGCCTCAAGAACGCGCTGTGATGGTCAAGATCCTTGCGTCAACGTATGTATCCATCCCTGCTCCTTGTAAACAACCCTTCTAGCACTGTCAAAGCTAGGGCCGTCAATGTACTTTAGGTATGACCCGCTGACCAAGGCCACCGTTCCTATCAAGTGTCAGAGCAAGCAAAGAACGTGCTCGTATATCCCCAGTAAGCGAGGCGGCCCCAGGCccagaaagaaaaaggccTTTCCTGTGGAAGCCACCGTTCACGAGGATGATGTCCAAAAAACAATCACCCCGTTGActcctggcttggaggacAGTAAGTCTAGCATTCCGCCGACTCTCTACATCAAGGGTTACTCTAACCATAACACCGCAGCTGCCTTGTTTGGCCAGATTGATGTACTTTCCAGTCCTGGTGCTGGGCTGAGAAGCCTAGACTTTCCATCGGACTTCCAATCTTTGTTTGCTGGTTTACTTGGTGCGAATGATAGTGGCAACACCGGTCAAGCTCGAGTTGAACCGACACCATCATTATCACCGTCCAGCGTCTCATCGCCATCCGTGGTCAGGACGTATGGCAGTGAACATGACATGTGGGCTGTACTTCTCCAGTATATGTGATTGTGCTGACGGTGGAATCAGCCTGAATGCGTACTACGATTTCATTCATAACTATTTTCCCATCCTGCCACCAAGGGTAGGGCCAGCCTATATCGACAGCCCCTTGGATTGCATTGAGCCTTACTCCGAGTCTCCTGAGGAGCCAGTCATCGCCTATCAGCCGGGTTCTCCGCTCAGTCTGGCCATATCCGCCATTTTAGCATTGATACCACATCCAAATGATCCGGAGCCGTCTTCACCTCGCTCAGTCATACGACGGCGGGCATACGCGCACAAGTTTGCGCAGATGGCCAATGCCGGAGTCGAATCTGACTGCGAGCTTCATGCTTCCCCTACGAACCCCTTTGAAACAACGTTCAAGGGCCGCCCTCGCATCAACCGAGAACGCTTTCATCCTCATACCCCAGTTGAGCTCGAGAGTATCCTTGCATTACTGCTGCTTACTGTGTATGAATACACCCAGCGCGGAAACCttctgaagatgaggtaCCGTGCTGGGCAAGCTTTAGCAATAGCACTGGATATGTCACTGCATACCCTTGGCGAAGAGTACGATGAAATGGCAGAAGCCCGAAGAAGGGCTTGGTGGATGACAGTAATGCTCTCTCTATCATCCATCTCACATGGATTTCAGGTACTGACTGCCTGTCCTTCAAATAGTACTACTGCGTCCTCCAGGGATCGATCGTGAGCACAACGGTATGTCCGCATGTCCAGAAGTTCGCTATTGATCTTGGTCGAGTCCTCTAATGTTCAAACCAGTCTCTGTCAATTGATGCCAACGATTCGCAATTTGTAACGCCTTACCCCAGGTTCGCCGCTGATCCAAATGTATGTTTTCCTGCTAGATATCTCATGCGCAATTCTAATTGGTTATCCTCTCAGGGCTGGTCCATATTCATCCAATCCCAGCAAATACTGGTAGCTGCCACACAATTTGTTATCGACGTCAAGAAGTGGATCCCAACGAGGACAAATATGCCATACATTGTAGAAAGCATGCAGCGACTTGACACATGGGCCAGCGCGCTATTGGCTCGGTCGAGCTTACCCCCTTCAGTTGCCCAGTCTGGCAACAGCAGCGGTATCTCGGAGCGAATTACAGCGCAGAGTATCCGTACAATTGCACGGATAAAAATATCCAGGTTCGTGCCTGAACCGCCGCAAACATACTAAGAGTAAAAGCTGACACTATCACCAGCGCCCAAATCAAAATTCACCGTTTTAGAGCATTTTCAGACATACCGATTTTCCTCAAAAGGCATTGTGATCTTAGCAAGGCAAATGCTTGTGACGACCCGGTTCCAGAATGTGCTGCCGAAAGCCCAGAGCATCCGAATGAGATTTCAAGCGTCGGCTGCTCCTGTAGCAGTTTGGACAAATTCCAACAGTCCTCTTCAAGCGAGTATACACGGTCAACCTCTACATCTTCATCAGCATCTGAGTTCCAGCCCTTACTGCCTCAATATTCCTTCATTAGCGAGCTCCCTTATACCAGTCAGCATTCAGCCAGAGTCTGCCTGAAAGCATCCTTGTTAATCTCACACATGTTCGATTCTCTACCCATACCCCTGCCACTCAGCGACAGCAACAACCCTCCTCGAGTCCTGCAGTCACTACCACGGAGGCAATACCCCAGAACTATGCCCTCCTTCGCGTGTTGCATGATGCAGGGCAGCTATGCTTTACTCATGATCTTCTACCAGGCGAATTTAGTGAAGAGTGCTCAGGCTGAACCTGGAAACAGCAGTAGCACCAGCACAAGTAGCAGTCAAGACGGTTATTCGTTAGACAGCTTCACTGAAGAGCTTCGTCAAGGCCTAGAGCGGCTAATAGGTGCCGCATCTAATTATGCAATATCATACGAGGCGTTGACTGGAATGAGAGGTGAGTAAGGCCTTTTACTCTGGTGTCAAAGATATAAGTAGCTAAGAACGAACCCAGATGACATCGAAGGTGCATATCAAACGGCGTTCTTTCAGGGGTGAAAGGGACGTCTTCGAATTTGCATTTCGGGCATATGAAGGTTGCAGTTTATGGGCGACAACGGACTTTGGCTAAAACCATATTTGATAATGCTGCTAAAGATGTATACCCACTTAATTGGTTTGCGTCAaattgcatccttcttctgagTGCACAAATGCAGTATCCCAGCAGCTTTAAGAAGAACCTCTATCTTAGATGAACGACCTACGTAATTATTCCGCTATGTTATAAACAACTCTACGAATCATCTACTCAAAAGGTTAATGTCACTATCGCAGAAGGTCAAAGACAGCCAAATGAGACCCAAACTCTCCATGTAGTGTGTAGTATTGATACTCAAAGTTTAGAACGTATGCCTTCTAAACGAAACTTCACATCTTTAAGAACTTTACTTGTCGGCTTCCACTCATCAAACTGTTTCAGGAGTTCCATGGTCTCATTGTATAGCTCGTGCCGCAcatattcttcttccaggagaCCACGCATGGCAAACGGGAGAATATAAGGATTTGGTACTGGTGGCGGGTAGCTCCGTTTGATGTGGAGGGGTGCATTGGAGACAGGGGACGTTTCGAGGGCGAACTCGATGGCGAGTCTACGGGTTAGATCATTAGCATGAATCTACATGAGATAATGTTGTTTACATACCGATATacggcctcctcgtcgtaGAGTCTAGAGTGGCCTTCTCCAGTGTAGAGGCTGCCCGCCAAGGGAGAACTTAGTTCTCGAATTAGGCCGTGATCTGAGATGCCGAGATTGCGGAGTTTGAGGGCAAATCCGACTAGGTGAGATACACTAACGGAGATAACTTGTTAGTGCTATGGCTTATACAGTTAAGGTCTGACATACAAACTTGGAGCATGGACTCTTCCGTCAACAAAGGCTGCGCGGTAGATGTATGGGTGGGATACTGGGGAGAACAGGGATGACTGTCTGAGTTAGTTCTTGGATTCTTGGAATGCATTCAGGACTTTTACCTCCAGAGAGACGAGTTGATCGTCGATACTTCCGATATAAGAAATTCGTACCCCAAAGTCTATACACGTCCTCAAGGCAGACTCGTAATCTTTAGAGACCTTGCTGTAAGGCAAGGCGAATTCGAACAGCTCCCCAGCAGATCCGCTAATCCACCGAGACTTGTAATCAGCGAACGGCCCGAGGTTTACACCAGCCATCGCGCAGACTCCTACTCGGTTCGCATTGATACAGCCGAACAGTATTAGCTTAGCGACCAGCATGATTCCCACTGGAACGCCCTGACTATGACACGCGACCAGAATGAAGTCAGCGCTC
Protein-coding sequences here:
- the irs4 gene encoding protein irs4 (transcript_id=CADANIAT00002655); protein product: MAKPSTPSRRVVLPRSLNNSTVNPPASAAALQGALLAFSHAVPPKPQSPMMADRPPVSLLDSDPDPPSELPEPGSIKGKIALFSANSTATAPSDRPRSAHESVPEIARQKSPQLLAAEIATGSVQGPGGKTTSDDVQRTRLQRNGAVPSRDLSSPIPVRKPVINPRLLDPYQDETPEHSPPKPGSDQRPVSSKSSASPRPPIRKPRPVPPPIPRKPSPALSEPASKSASHRFENGLRRDEARKPPLPLRSKASAATLSEERPPTLPPRRAATAHDLYINQSTPGRAESPAGLSSSPSVVSLYSPAHNASRTSVHTVASRDAPSDAVAASSTASNRALQARKSPPPPPPQRRRRSRSRSLLHVQHKKDRTPNPSPGGLRETLRPQARSDDEDEQRRRQHKSHIINKHPHKHNEGERRRWRSEITEKERKRYEGVWAANKGLLIHPSQVLDENLEPDKIPPGMYPPAALDMVVNLVVRDIWSRSRLPNHVLEQIWNLVDGQKIGLLTRAEFVVGMWLIDQQLRGHKLPAVVSESVWASVTRVPGISLEPYNTKH
- a CDS encoding uncharacterized protein (transcript_id=CADANIAT00002656) codes for the protein MVYGTSAVPGTKSIDSKPRKKFAKPPVKVACLSCRASRTRCDGQDPCVNCQSKQRTCSYIPSKRGGPRPRKKKAFPVEATVHEDDVQKTITPLTPGLEDMATPVKLELNRHHHYHRPASHRHPWSGRMAVNMTCGLYFSSICDCADGGISLNAYYDFIHNYFPILPPRVGPAYIDSPLDCIEPYSESPEEPVIAYQPGSPLSLAISAILALIPHPNDPEPSSPRSVIRRRAYAHKFAQMANAGVESDCELHASPTNPFETTFKGRPRINRERFHPHTPVELESILALLLLTVYEYTQRGNLLKMRYRAGQALAIALDMSLHTLGEEYDEMAEARRRAWWMTYYCVLQGSIVSTTSLSIDANDSQFVTPYPRFAADPNVCFPARYLMRNSNWLSSQGWSIFIQSQQILVAATQFVIDVKKWIPTRTNMPYIVESMQRLDTWASALLARSSLPPSVAQSGNSSGISERITAQSIRTIARIKISRHCDLSKANACDDPVPECAAESPEHPNEISSVGCSCSSLDKFQQSSSSEYTRSTSTSSSASEFQPLLPQYSFISELPYTSQHSARVCLKASLLISHMFDSLPIPLPLSDSNNPPRVLQSLPRRQYPRTMPSFACCMMQGSYALLMIFYQANLVKSAQAEPGNSSSTSTSSSQDGYSLDSFTEELRQGLERLIGAASNYAISYEALTGMRDDIEGAYQTAFFQG